In Bufo gargarizans isolate SCDJY-AF-19 chromosome 6, ASM1485885v1, whole genome shotgun sequence, a single genomic region encodes these proteins:
- the LOC122942513 gene encoding zinc finger protein OZF-like, which yields MTSTIFISQLVNPGEDLNNINPTETYVRGDEQSTEDIPTDNHPDGCIEISEKHLVSSDFEVDDRGITRDEEYANIQDIPSSNDRKNVSLNPFKQVRSSDSSQTVAQNKSRRRGVKHQTVHVGGKPFSCLECGKCFRYKSTIVRHQRIHTGEKPFSCSECGKCFTRKSSLLKHQRIHTGEKPFLCSECGKCFKQKWALVIHQRIHTGEKPYSCSECRKCFSCKSELVTHQRIHTGEKPFSCSECGKCFTQKSALVIHQRIHTGEKPFSCSECGKCFNSKSSFVLHQRVYTGQKPFTCSECGKCFHQKSELATHQRIHTVEKQFSCSECGKCFNQKSELVTHQKIHTEEKPFSCSECETYFTHKSSLFKHQKTHTGEKGFSCLECSKCFRCESELVTHQRIHTGEKPFSCSECGNCFHCKSHLVRHQRIHRGEKPFSRSECEKSFTHKSSLFKHQKTYTEEKPVLCLECGKCFRCKSELVTHQRIHTGEKPFSCSECGKCFHKKSVLVKHQRIHRGEKPSSCLAR from the coding sequence ATGGCTGTATTGAGATCTCAGAGAAACatctggtatcttcagattttgaaGTAGATGATCGTGGTATCACACGAGATGAAGAGTATGCCAACATCCAAGATATACCTTCATCCAATGACAGAAAAAATGTATCACTTAATCCTTTTAAACAGGTccgatcttctgattcatcacagactgtaGCACAGAATAAAAGTCGTAGAAGAGGTGTTAAACATCAAACAGTTCACGTAGGagggaagccattttcatgtttagaatgtggaaaatgttttagataTAAATCAACtattgttagacatcagagaattcacacaggggagaagccattttcatgttcagaatgtggaaaatgttttacccgTAAATCATCTTTAttgaaacatcagagaattcacacaggagagaagccatttttatgttcagaatgtggaaaatgttttaagcagaaatgggctcttgttatacatcagagaattcacacaggggagaagccatattcatgttcagaatgtagaaaatgttttagttGTAAATCAGAACTTGtcacacatcagagaattcacacaggggagaagccattttcatgttcagaatgtgggaaatgttttacacagaaatcagcTCTTGtcatacatcagagaattcacacaggggagaagccattttcatgttcagaatgtggaaaatgctttAACAGTAAATCCTCTTTTGTTCTACATCAGAGAGTTTACACAGGACAGAAGCCATtcacatgttcagaatgtgggaaatgttttcatcAGAAATCAGAACTTGCCACACATCAAAGAATACACACAGTGGAGAAgcaattttcatgttcagaatgtgggaaatgttttaatcagaAATCAGAACTTGTCACACATCAAAAAattcacacagaggagaagccattttcatgttcagaatgtgaaacaTATTTTACCCATAAATCATCTCTTTTTaaacatcagaaaactcacacaggggagaaaggattttcatgtttagaatgtagCAAATGTTTTAGATGTGAATCAGAACTTGtcacacatcagagaattcacacaggggagaagccattttcatgttcagaatgcgggaaTTGTTTTCAttgtaaatcacatcttgttagacatcagagaattcacagaggggagaagccattttcacgTTCAGAATGCGAGAAATCTTTTACCCATAAATCATCGCTATTTAAACATCAGAAAACttacacagaggagaagccagttttatgtttagaatgtggaaaatgttttagatgtaaATCAGAACTTGtcacacatcagagaattcacacaggggagaagccattttcatgttcagaatgtgggaaatgttttcataAGAAATCagttcttgttaaacatcagagaattcacagagGAGAGAAGCCATCTTCTTGTTTAGCCCGTTAG